Sequence from the Flavobacterium sp. TR2 genome:
TTAGATTGCAAATCGTTTTCAAATTCGGCATCACGGTTTCGCCATTCTTTTTCTCCATCTGAAGTTAAAAAATCTGTCCAGCGCGAAAGCATATTGCCCGAAATGTGTTTTACGATAGTAGCAATGCTATTGGTATCATCATTAAAAGAAACAAAAAGCTGTGGAGGTTCGAGCTGATCGATAGCTTTTTCGCCAAGCATTTTGTAATATAAAAATTGCTTTTTTACACTTTCTAGGTAAGATTTATCAGCTTTCATGATCTGCTATTTTAAGATTGAAGTTCGATTTTGTTTTCCTGAATTAAAATTTTTCCCCAGTCATTTAGTTTCCAAAGAATCTCTACCAATTGTTTTCCAGTTTCGGTCAAAGTATATTCAACTCGTGGAGGAAGTTCGTTAAACGAATGTTTTATCAATATACCATCTTCCACCATCTCATTTAGCTGCTGATTTAAAACACGTCGATCCACTTTTGCAATGCCGCGCAAAAATTCGCTAGGTCTTTTTTTGCCATCATTTATCTGCCAGACAATCGGAATTTTCCATTTTCCGCTAATGGAATTTACAGCAATTTCTAGTGGACAAATTTTATTTTCGGCTTTTCGTTCCTTTGTTTGCATAAAATTGACTTTTATATCCCTATGGGGTAAAAATATGCGGTATTGCCAGTATTGCCAGGCTTTCCGATCTTTACAAAAATAATCAAAATTTTAAGCATAATAAACGATTGGGTGAATCAAAGTAAAAAACTATGGAAGATATAAAACGTAAAGGGGCTAGGTCTGCAAAAGAGATTCCAGCTTCTGTTTTAGAACAGCTCAATAAAGGAGAAATTGAAACAGCAAACTTGGTTGAATGGCTTGCAGTTAATCAAATTCTACTTTTAGAAAATATATTGAAGGAGTCTAATCGGACTCAATATCTGGAACCTATCATAACAGATATTAGAAATTTGAAAAAACAAACCGTAAACACTATAAATGAAGCAATTGGAACAGGAATATTAACAGAATCAATTCTTAACAACGATTCTGATATACTTTCAATAATGGCGACACACAAATCGGATGTGGTGAGATGCTGGTCTGCTTATACAATTGGAAAAAATCAAGAACTTAAGATTAAAGAAATTTTAAAGAAAATACAGTTTCTGTCGGCCGATAAACATTTTGGTGTCAGAGAAATTTCATGGTTAGCAATTCGATCCAACATCATAAGCAATTTAGAAGAAAGCCTTGAAATTTTACTGGAATGGACTTTTAGTAAAGATGAAAATATAAGGCGTTTCGCCACTGAAGCAACCCGGCCAAGAGGAGTTTGGTGCGAGCATATCCAAAAACTTAAACAAGAACCAGAATTAGCTTTAAAGATTCTAGATTCTTTAAAAAGTGATCCTTCAAAATATGTGCAAGACAGTGTTGGAAACTGGCTGAATGATGCCAGTAAAACTAGGCCAGATTTTGTTATAGATTTATGCCAAAAGTGGAAAAAGGAAAATCCGACAAAAGAAACTCTTTTTATTATTAAAAAAGCGATGCGAACAATTGAAAAATAAGGTTTGTTTTAGCCTCGAATTCAATGATTTCCACCAATTATAATTTCAATCATTTTATGCTGAAGTATAAAAACCAAAAATCGTGGCTAAAAAATCTATACTATTTTAATGTCATATTTATCTAATAATCCAACAATTCCCTCGGTAGAAAACTGTGCTTTTTTCATTGGGTTGAACTCAGGGTCAATTTTATAATTGTAAGCCGTTTTAAAATTAACTCCTGCCAATTGCGTTTCATTAAAAATAGCGCCGTCAAGGTCGCAGTTATCAAAAATAGAACTCGTTAAATTCGTTCCTATAAAAGTCACTTCGCGTACAGAGGAATTGATAAACTTGGTTTTAGGCATTTTTTTATTCGAAAAAAGCGCATAATCCAGAACGCAATCTTCAAAATATACTTGGAATAAAAAATCGTCACATTCGTTAAAAGCGATTCCGAGAAGTTTACAGTTCTTAAAAGTTACATTTTTGAGACTCGTTCCAGCCAAACTAGTCATAGACAAATTGCAGTCAATAAATTCGCAGTCTAAAAAAGTATTTGAGCCAAAATTACTGCTAGAAAAATCACAATTTTTAAACACGCAGTCTTCAAACTCCCGATTGTTTATTCGTTTATCGATGTAAACAACTTTTTCAAATGTTTTCTGAATGTGAATTAGACTTTCCATATTTATTTAGTTTAAAAAATCGAATGAAACCCGACGGGTTTTTAAAACCTGTCGAGTCTATTTTAGAAGACTAATTTAGTCATTAAATATACCTTTCATAATGATTTTCAATCCCAAAAAGATCAAAAGCATAGAAGAGAGACAAGCCACAATTCCGATTCCTAAAACAAGGTAATGCCAGTTGTTGCCTTGATTCTGAAAAGCATTATAAATCATTGTTGGACCAAGAAACATCAGAGGCAGAGCGCCCGATAAATATTTCACGCCTTTTTTTAGTAATTCTTTATTTGTAGCCATTTCTTTTTTTTTTTTCAAGTTTTCTTCGTTTCAAGTTATAGTTTGAAAGAACATTTCAAATTTTACAGAAAACTTTTTACTTTTTATAATTATCAACAGCATTTCTCACGCTGCCGTATTTTTTTAATAATTCAGAAGCTTCTTCGTAAGAAACCGAAATTTCGTCCATAATCATTTTTACGCCGCGGTCAACGAGTTTCACATTGCTTAACTGCATATCGACCATCTTGTTTCCTCTTACTTTTCCAAGCTGAATCATCGCAGCGGTCGAAATCATATTTAAAACCAATTTCTGTGCAGTTCCAGCCTTCATTCTAGAGCTCCCAGTTACAAACTCTGGCCCAACTACAACTTCAATAGGAAATTGTGCAGTCAATGCGAGCGGACTACCTGCATTGCAAGTTATGCATCCTGTAATGATATTATTTTTATTGCAAGCTTCTAAACCGCTTATAACATAAGGAGTTGTGCCAGAAGCAGCGATTCCAATTACAACATCGGTTGAGGTGATTTTATGATTTTGAAGATCAATCCAAGCATTTGTGGTGCTGTCTTCAGCGTTTTCTACAGCACGTCTTATAGCTGTATCACCACCGGCAATAATGCCATTTACTAAATCAAAAGGAACGCCAAAAGTGGGCGGACACTCTGAAGCATCGACAACACCAAGACGGCCAGAAGTTCCTGCCCCAATATAAAACAATCTGCCTCCCAGTCTTAATTTCTCGACAATCTGCGGAATCAAAGCTTCTATTTGTGGCAAAGCTTTTTCTACTGCGTAAGGAACAGTTTTGTCTTCTTGGTTAATATTAGATAACAATTCATGAACAGACATTTTCTCTAAATGTTCATATTTTGATGCTTGTTCAGTAGTTTTCGTAAATGTCATTTTATAGTTATTTAGACTCGTCAAAATTAATATATTTTATCTCAATCTCGCAAAGTTCAAAGCTTTATAATCTTCATTTTCTTTTAATTTTTTTTGAATGAAGACGCTTCATTGCCATCATTGTTACATAAACTAAAATATTATGATTGTTTAATATTCATGAAAGATAAACGGACAAATTAGATTTACTACAGGGAATTGCTCGAATTTCTGTTTTCGTTTCCCTATTAAAGGCATTTTTTCGGGTTACTGTTAAAACATTATGCTTTAATTTTATTGATGTCACTCTGAGTAAAGTAGAAGAGTGCAACGTAATGGGCTTCGACTTCACTCAGCCTGACATGGTAAAGAGAACTTCTAATATGAAATTTCAAACCTGATCCCGAAGCTTCGAGAGAAACTTGATCTCGAAGCTTCGGGAGAAACATGAAACTTTCTCCCGAAGCTTCGGGAGAAACATGAAACGTTTTTGCGTGAGGGATAGGAGCTGGTTACCGAAGTAGCGCGGATAGCCCGACAGCGTCCCGATAAGAGGGCGAATAACCTCAAAGTAAATTTGCCCTCTTATCGGGATGGTGGCACGCCCAAATTATAAAAAGAATGCCAAAAGGATTCCGAGAACGATCATAGAAACTTTGGCAACATTGAATTTATGACCTTCGCTGCTTTCAAAAATAATCGTTGAGGAGATGTGGAATAAAATACCAATTACGATTGCCGTTATTTCGGTGTAATATTTACTTAAAAAAGGCAAATATTCAGAAGCCACAGTTCCTAGAGGCGTCATAATGGCAAATGTAAGCATGAACACAAAAATGGCTTTTTTATTTAAATCGGCATTGATGAAAAAGGTCGTTAAGATTACCGCAATCGGCAGGTGATGGATAGCGATTCCGACAGCCAAACCGTGATGGTGGCTTACTGGGAAACCTTCTAAAAAGGCGTGAATGCAAAGGCTGATGAACAACAGCCACGGAATCTGAGACATTTTTGCGTGTCCGTGAACGTGTCCGTGTTCGGCGCCTTTAGAGAAAAATTCGAGAACGATCTGGAATAAAATTCCGACCATTATAAAGATTCCGATATTATGATTGTGCGATTCGTAAACTTCTGGAAGAAGATGCATTACGGTTAAAGACAATAAAAAAGAACCGCTGAAAGCCAGCAGTAATTTTAAATTGGTTTTGTTTTCGGGTTTTATAAACAAAGCCGCGCTATATCCTAAAAGTACAGAAAATAAGGGTAATAAATAGTTCATCTGTTTGTTTAATCGTTAATTTGTTTAATTGTTTAATCGGTTTTTTTAGTCAATTTGTTCTGGCGATTAAACAAATTAACGGTTAAACGATTAAACGCTATTTAAAAATCATGATTAATCTTTCGCTTTCGGTTTTATGGAATTTTTTGAGTTTGTAGTCTCCAAAAATATCCAGAAGGAAAATTCCAGCTTCGTCCATTAAATCCTGAAAGTCTTTCAAAGTTAGTGCTTTTACTTTTTCTGTAAAATGATATTTTCTGCCTTTGTCTTCAAAATCGATTTCTTTGAAAATGTGCCCATCTTCAACGTATCTTTTGATGTGAAAATCAATTTCGTCAACTGTTTTTATTTCTTCCGGCACAAGGTTTTCTATCACATTTGTCACGTTCATGAAATCGATAACAGCAAAGCCATATTCAGACAGACTTTCCTTAATCGCCTTCAAGGTAGTCAGATTGTCGTCGTCGCTTTCAAAGTAGCCAAAACTGGTGAAAAGGTTGAAAATAGCATCAAACTTTTCGTCAAATGGCTCACGCATATCGTGCACTTTAAAATGCAGTGTTTTATTGCTGTTTATGCTGGCTTCGGCAATACTGTTTTCAGACAAATCTGCTCCTAAAACATCATAGCCCAGCTGATTTAAATAAATAGAATGACGGCCTTTTCCGCACGCTAAATCCAATACTTTTGCTTTCTCAGGCAAGTTAAGGTAATGCGTTAAATTGTCCATGAAAATCTGAGCTTCACGATAATTACGATCCTTATAA
This genomic interval carries:
- a CDS encoding pentapeptide repeat-containing protein, with the protein product MESLIHIQKTFEKVVYIDKRINNREFEDCVFKNCDFSSSNFGSNTFLDCEFIDCNLSMTSLAGTSLKNVTFKNCKLLGIAFNECDDFLFQVYFEDCVLDYALFSNKKMPKTKFINSSVREVTFIGTNLTSSIFDNCDLDGAIFNETQLAGVNFKTAYNYKIDPEFNPMKKAQFSTEGIVGLLDKYDIKIV
- a CDS encoding winged helix-turn-helix transcriptional regulator, yielding MQTKERKAENKICPLEIAVNSISGKWKIPIVWQINDGKKRPSEFLRGIAKVDRRVLNQQLNEMVEDGILIKHSFNELPPRVEYTLTETGKQLVEILWKLNDWGKILIQENKIELQS
- a CDS encoding ZIP family metal transporter translates to MNYLLPLFSVLLGYSAALFIKPENKTNLKLLLAFSGSFLLSLTVMHLLPEVYESHNHNIGIFIMVGILFQIVLEFFSKGAEHGHVHGHAKMSQIPWLLFISLCIHAFLEGFPVSHHHGLAVGIAIHHLPIAVILTTFFINADLNKKAIFVFMLTFAIMTPLGTVASEYLPFLSKYYTEITAIVIGILFHISSTIIFESSEGHKFNVAKVSMIVLGILLAFFL
- a CDS encoding DUF6095 family protein codes for the protein MATNKELLKKGVKYLSGALPLMFLGPTMIYNAFQNQGNNWHYLVLGIGIVACLSSMLLIFLGLKIIMKGIFND
- the murQ gene encoding N-acetylmuramic acid 6-phosphate etherase, with protein sequence MTFTKTTEQASKYEHLEKMSVHELLSNINQEDKTVPYAVEKALPQIEALIPQIVEKLRLGGRLFYIGAGTSGRLGVVDASECPPTFGVPFDLVNGIIAGGDTAIRRAVENAEDSTTNAWIDLQNHKITSTDVVIGIAASGTTPYVISGLEACNKNNIITGCITCNAGSPLALTAQFPIEVVVGPEFVTGSSRMKAGTAQKLVLNMISTAAMIQLGKVRGNKMVDMQLSNVKLVDRGVKMIMDEISVSYEEASELLKKYGSVRNAVDNYKK
- a CDS encoding DNA alkylation repair protein, which encodes MEDIKRKGARSAKEIPASVLEQLNKGEIETANLVEWLAVNQILLLENILKESNRTQYLEPIITDIRNLKKQTVNTINEAIGTGILTESILNNDSDILSIMATHKSDVVRCWSAYTIGKNQELKIKEILKKIQFLSADKHFGVREISWLAIRSNIISNLEESLEILLEWTFSKDENIRRFATEATRPRGVWCEHIQKLKQEPELALKILDSLKSDPSKYVQDSVGNWLNDASKTRPDFVIDLCQKWKKENPTKETLFIIKKAMRTIEK
- a CDS encoding class I SAM-dependent methyltransferase; translated protein: MSEEHNASTPNQEDDNQNWYSSWFDTPYYHILYKDRNYREAQIFMDNLTHYLNLPEKAKVLDLACGKGRHSIYLNQLGYDVLGADLSENSIAEASINSNKTLHFKVHDMREPFDEKFDAIFNLFTSFGYFESDDDNLTTLKAIKESLSEYGFAVIDFMNVTNVIENLVPEEIKTVDEIDFHIKRYVEDGHIFKEIDFEDKGRKYHFTEKVKALTLKDFQDLMDEAGIFLLDIFGDYKLKKFHKTESERLIMIFK